One window of the Labilibaculum sp. genome contains the following:
- a CDS encoding multidrug efflux RND transporter permease subunit, which yields MLRRFIERPVLSTVISILIVILGILGLTSLPREQFPEIAPPTVQISATYPGANAETLLKSVVVPIEEAVNGVENMTYMSSTSSNDGTATISVYFELGTNADIAAVNVQNKVATVNSKLPQQVIQTGVTTKKVQNSVLMFFSLLTENEDLDATFVENYARINLIPMIKRINGVGDASVFGSRDYSMRIWLKPEKMAAYGITPQDVVSALNEQNLEASPGKFGENSSQSFEYVIRYKGKLSTKTEYDDIILRSDGNSSFLRLKDVAKIELGAFDYSTRNITNGHPSAAVAIYQTSGSNAQDIIREIEKTLELAKKDFPKGIDYVIPFNTNDFLDASISKVITTLIEAFLLVFLVVFLFLQDFRSTLIPAIAVPVAIVGTFFFLNLFGFSINMLTLFALVLAIGIVVDDAIVVVEAVHAKLDHGAKSAKKATVSAMSEITGAIISITLVMSAVFIPVSFLKGPTGAFYQQFAITLAVAIVISAVNALTLSPALCALLLKPHTPSEEHKKGIASRFYTAFNTGFDAITDRYTNSVRFLISKKWLSGAILVVFIALAGWFFKTTPTGFIPNEDQGIIFCDITLPPGCTLDRTAEVTQKVGDIISEIDVVKEKMFVIGFSLMSGTRGGSKAFAVIKLKNWKERKEDHQKVSAIIGQLFGRTAGINEAKILFFAPPTVRGFGNSDGFEMRLQDKSNGEFSDLMAKSGQFLGALNQRPEIKYAMTSFNTGFPQYEMEVNVEKVKEAGISVNGLFATLQGYYGSWYAADFNRFGKQYRVMIQAAPEDRETLESMNNVFVKNAQGELVSVSQFVNMKKVNGPDVVNRFNLFNSATINGNVNPGYSTGDAIKAIQEVAAETLPSTYGYEFSGMTREEQKAGNQAILVFALSLIFVYFLLAAQYESYILPFSIILSLPIGIFGAIFFVKMIGLENNIYFQVALIMLIGLLAKNAILIVEFALQRRRQGMELMQAAVEGAKARLRPILMTSFAFILGIVPLMLANGAGAVGNRSIGTGAVGGMLIGTLFGVFVIPAFFVIFQTIQEKITGAPKPEDNELETAE from the coding sequence ATGTTAAGAAGATTTATTGAACGGCCGGTATTATCGACCGTAATATCCATACTCATTGTAATTTTAGGAATCTTAGGACTCACATCATTACCCCGGGAACAGTTTCCCGAGATTGCACCACCAACCGTGCAGATCTCAGCCACCTATCCTGGTGCCAATGCGGAAACCTTACTAAAAAGTGTTGTTGTACCTATCGAAGAAGCTGTAAATGGTGTTGAGAACATGACCTACATGTCGTCAACTTCGAGTAACGATGGAACTGCGACTATTAGTGTTTACTTTGAATTGGGAACCAATGCTGATATTGCGGCAGTTAATGTTCAAAATAAAGTAGCAACAGTAAACAGTAAGTTGCCGCAACAGGTCATTCAAACTGGTGTTACCACCAAAAAGGTTCAAAATAGTGTTTTGATGTTCTTCTCTCTATTAACTGAGAATGAAGATTTAGATGCAACATTTGTAGAAAATTACGCACGTATTAACTTAATACCAATGATTAAGAGGATTAATGGTGTTGGTGATGCCAGCGTTTTTGGTTCGCGCGATTATTCGATGAGAATTTGGTTGAAACCTGAAAAAATGGCTGCCTATGGAATCACTCCACAAGATGTGGTTAGTGCTTTAAATGAGCAAAATCTGGAAGCTTCACCAGGTAAATTTGGTGAGAACTCATCTCAGTCGTTCGAATACGTTATTCGTTACAAAGGAAAACTTTCCACAAAAACCGAGTATGATGACATCATTTTGCGTTCTGACGGAAATAGTAGTTTTCTACGTTTAAAAGATGTAGCAAAAATTGAATTAGGAGCCTTTGATTATTCAACCCGAAATATCACGAACGGTCATCCATCAGCAGCTGTGGCGATCTATCAAACTTCAGGTTCAAATGCTCAGGATATCATTAGGGAAATTGAAAAAACCTTGGAATTGGCGAAAAAGGATTTTCCAAAAGGAATTGACTATGTAATTCCATTCAATACCAACGATTTTCTGGATGCTTCTATCAGTAAAGTAATCACTACACTAATCGAAGCCTTTCTATTGGTGTTTTTGGTTGTTTTTCTTTTCCTTCAGGATTTTAGATCAACATTGATTCCTGCCATAGCAGTACCAGTGGCAATTGTTGGAACGTTCTTCTTTCTGAACCTCTTTGGTTTCTCTATTAACATGCTAACACTGTTTGCATTAGTGCTCGCAATTGGAATTGTGGTAGATGATGCCATTGTTGTGGTTGAGGCTGTTCATGCCAAACTCGATCATGGTGCGAAGAGTGCTAAAAAAGCTACAGTATCGGCCATGAGCGAGATTACCGGCGCAATTATATCCATTACTTTGGTGATGTCAGCGGTATTTATTCCAGTATCCTTTTTAAAAGGTCCAACGGGAGCATTCTATCAACAATTCGCGATTACACTGGCTGTGGCAATTGTTATATCAGCAGTTAACGCATTAACATTAAGCCCGGCTTTATGTGCTTTATTACTTAAACCACATACTCCAAGCGAAGAACACAAAAAAGGAATAGCAAGCCGATTTTACACAGCTTTTAATACTGGATTTGATGCCATTACTGATCGCTATACCAATTCTGTTCGTTTTTTAATTAGCAAAAAATGGTTGTCAGGTGCAATTCTTGTTGTATTTATCGCTCTTGCGGGATGGTTTTTCAAAACTACTCCTACCGGCTTTATTCCAAATGAAGATCAAGGTATAATTTTCTGTGATATTACTCTTCCTCCGGGATGCACATTAGACAGAACTGCAGAAGTAACCCAAAAGGTTGGAGACATTATTAGTGAAATTGATGTTGTAAAAGAAAAAATGTTTGTGATTGGCTTTAGTTTAATGAGTGGCACAAGAGGTGGCTCAAAAGCTTTTGCTGTAATCAAATTAAAAAATTGGAAAGAACGTAAAGAAGATCATCAGAAAGTTAGTGCCATAATTGGACAATTGTTTGGAAGAACCGCTGGAATAAATGAAGCAAAAATTCTATTCTTTGCCCCTCCTACTGTTCGTGGTTTTGGTAATTCTGATGGTTTTGAAATGCGTTTGCAAGATAAATCGAATGGAGAATTCAGCGATTTAATGGCAAAAAGTGGTCAGTTTTTAGGTGCTTTAAACCAACGTCCTGAAATTAAGTATGCAATGACTTCTTTCAACACTGGATTTCCTCAATATGAAATGGAAGTAAATGTAGAAAAAGTAAAAGAAGCAGGGATATCAGTAAATGGCTTATTTGCAACTCTTCAGGGATATTACGGAAGTTGGTATGCCGCCGATTTTAACCGATTTGGAAAACAGTACCGTGTGATGATTCAGGCGGCACCCGAAGATCGTGAAACCCTTGAATCGATGAACAATGTGTTTGTTAAAAATGCTCAAGGTGAATTGGTTTCGGTAAGTCAGTTTGTAAACATGAAAAAAGTAAATGGTCCTGATGTTGTTAACCGTTTCAACCTTTTCAATTCAGCAACCATTAACGGCAATGTGAATCCTGGTTACAGTACCGGAGATGCCATTAAAGCCATTCAGGAAGTTGCAGCAGAAACATTACCATCAACCTACGGGTATGAATTCTCTGGAATGACCCGCGAAGAGCAAAAAGCAGGAAATCAGGCCATATTGGTATTTGCACTGAGTTTGATATTCGTTTATTTCTTACTTGCAGCGCAGTATGAAAGTTACATACTACCCTTCTCCATTATTCTATCACTTCCTATCGGGATATTTGGAGCCATATTTTTTGTGAAAATGATTGGTTTAGAGAATAACATCTATTTCCAGGTTGCCCTGATCATGTTGATTGGTTTGCTGGCAAAAAATGCGATTCTGATTGTAGAATTTGCCTTACAGCGTCGACGTCAGGGAATGGAATTGATGCAGGCAGCCGTTGAGGGAGCAAAAGCACGTTTACGTCCTATTTTAATGACTTCGTTCGCATTTATTCTGGGAATTGTACCATTGATGCTCGCAAATGGTGCTGGTGCTGTAGGTAACCGTTCCATTGGTACAGGTGCAGTTGGAGGAATGTTAATTGGAACCCTGTTTGGTGTGTTTGTAATTCCTGCCTTTTTCGTGATTTTCCAGACAATTCAGGAAAAAATTACAGGAGCTCCAAAACCAGAAGATAACGAATTGGAAACTGCAGAATAA
- a CDS encoding efflux RND transporter periplasmic adaptor subunit has translation MKRNYILASMAIILLGLSSCKDSSQQQMAHGPVPFPVQSAEKENITIYNQYAANIEGEQNIEIRAKVDGFVEKIYIDEGSEVKKGQLLFKLSAETLNQQVNAASANIEVAKAQVVSAQVEVDKVTPLVEKNIISSAQLKTAESNLNAAKAQLIAAKATYMNAKENLDYTIIKSPVDGIVGSIPYRIGSLVGRTEAQPLTTVSNISNVYAYFTLNEKQLLQFNRELNGSSIANKIKELPEVELILADGSTYAQKGRIETINGMVNPRTGSISYRAIFPNPSNLLRSGISGKVKFPSTQNQVILVPQKATYELQGKKFVYVVTAENKVEAHEVIVSESVNQDFIVLNGLDAGQTFVVEGLIKLREGMQIKPVTEKHTPEGNAAKLII, from the coding sequence ATGAAAAGAAATTACATCTTAGCAAGTATGGCTATCATCCTACTTGGTTTATCATCTTGTAAGGATTCATCGCAGCAGCAAATGGCTCATGGTCCAGTGCCATTCCCTGTACAATCAGCAGAGAAAGAAAACATTACTATCTATAACCAATATGCAGCAAATATAGAAGGAGAACAAAACATCGAAATACGTGCTAAAGTAGATGGCTTTGTGGAAAAAATATACATTGATGAAGGAAGTGAGGTTAAAAAAGGACAACTTCTTTTTAAATTAAGTGCCGAAACTTTAAACCAGCAGGTAAATGCTGCCAGTGCTAATATTGAAGTTGCTAAAGCTCAGGTTGTGTCTGCTCAGGTTGAAGTAGATAAGGTGACTCCACTTGTCGAAAAAAATATCATTAGCTCCGCACAACTAAAAACTGCAGAAAGTAATTTAAATGCAGCAAAAGCTCAATTAATTGCTGCCAAAGCGACCTATATGAATGCCAAAGAGAATTTAGACTATACTATTATCAAGAGTCCGGTAGATGGTATTGTTGGAAGCATTCCATACAGAATTGGCAGCCTTGTTGGCCGTACAGAAGCACAACCACTCACAACTGTTTCCAACATCAGTAATGTTTATGCATATTTCACATTAAACGAAAAGCAATTGCTTCAATTCAATCGTGAATTAAACGGCAGCAGTATTGCAAATAAGATCAAGGAATTGCCTGAAGTTGAATTAATTTTAGCTGATGGCTCAACTTACGCTCAAAAAGGAAGAATTGAAACTATCAATGGTATGGTAAATCCAAGAACCGGAAGTATTAGCTATCGTGCTATTTTTCCCAATCCTTCAAACTTATTAAGAAGTGGTATTAGCGGAAAAGTAAAGTTTCCTTCGACCCAAAATCAAGTAATATTAGTTCCTCAAAAAGCAACTTATGAGTTACAAGGGAAAAAATTCGTTTACGTGGTAACTGCTGAAAATAAAGTTGAAGCACATGAAGTAATTGTAAGCGAATCGGTGAATCAAGATTTCATTGTACTAAATGGACTGGATGCAGGACAAACATTTGTTGTAGAAGGATTAATAAAACTACGCGAAGGAATGCAAATTAAACCTGTAACAGAAAAGCACACACCTGAAGGGAATGCTGCTAAATTGATTATTTAA
- a CDS encoding histidinol-phosphatase HisJ family protein: MPQNIIASPEYFIWETHGIHTGTGNDHVKHGVDELEKITELAISKGHPNIAFIIHTPRLTRYRYAAEKRLGVKFIRGDNAYFNYPNQIEQLKLKYGNQINIRFGIELEWLGPDLGMQWNRSKVFQAQDADFVIGSLHFSREGIPYDGSIEEAEELIRLRGGLENYWGGYIEELIEMVDSTWEMIQVVGHIDLPKLFAPIPQPLLELDTSDHFLARRMRFLLEMISEYNLALDVNLAGINKGCGIYPDISILKRAKQLDIPIALGTDTHTLQNLGNHHETGIHYAHDAGYKHYLSFSKCIPEKRPLRNQAFKEEEYKVMNLGIEMLNLRFEDSKQRRIPKFSFGGTFRTFLEHHKNSTSLGEFEAIRIRKGNKSITISNTIPQNQNEKVNGLFSHHKDKPGVLSMIFNALASEEINVETAYLNSNNDGTATAFLTLSGDDSSVHEAVEFVKGTGGDSFIEIRVGDILEMQQLDKNKNYLLEVDGVNLPIAISKQMILSIHNNTAGILLILLSALASQNINVIDLKLGQRGQKGYAILSIEGNAQLAGNILSKLGPQFFETTLLSLNGVE, encoded by the coding sequence ATGCCACAAAATATTATTGCCTCACCTGAATATTTTATTTGGGAGACTCACGGAATACATACCGGAACAGGAAACGATCATGTGAAACATGGTGTTGATGAATTGGAAAAAATTACTGAATTAGCTATATCCAAAGGACATCCTAATATTGCATTTATAATTCATACTCCACGTTTAACCAGATACAGGTATGCTGCAGAGAAACGATTGGGTGTTAAATTTATACGGGGTGATAATGCCTATTTTAACTATCCAAATCAGATCGAACAGCTAAAATTGAAATATGGAAATCAGATTAACATTCGTTTTGGTATTGAACTGGAATGGTTAGGACCTGATTTGGGAATGCAATGGAATCGTTCGAAAGTTTTTCAGGCACAAGATGCAGATTTTGTGATCGGTTCATTGCATTTTTCCCGGGAAGGAATTCCATACGACGGATCGATTGAGGAAGCAGAAGAATTGATCAGGTTGCGTGGTGGATTGGAAAATTATTGGGGTGGATACATCGAAGAATTGATAGAAATGGTTGATTCTACCTGGGAAATGATTCAGGTTGTTGGACATATAGATTTGCCAAAATTGTTTGCTCCGATTCCTCAGCCTCTGCTGGAGTTAGATACCTCAGATCATTTTCTGGCACGTAGAATGCGGTTTTTACTGGAAATGATCAGCGAGTATAATCTTGCATTGGATGTTAATTTGGCCGGAATTAATAAAGGTTGCGGAATTTATCCTGACATCTCAATTTTGAAGAGAGCAAAACAACTTGATATTCCCATTGCATTGGGCACCGATACTCATACTTTGCAAAATTTGGGTAATCATCACGAAACAGGTATTCATTATGCTCATGATGCCGGATACAAGCATTATCTGAGTTTTTCGAAGTGTATTCCTGAGAAAAGACCTCTTCGGAATCAGGCTTTTAAGGAGGAAGAATATAAAGTAATGAACTTGGGAATTGAGATGTTAAATCTTCGTTTTGAGGATAGTAAACAGCGACGAATTCCAAAATTTTCTTTTGGAGGTACTTTTAGAACATTCCTGGAACATCATAAAAATTCGACTTCTTTGGGCGAATTTGAAGCGATTCGAATACGAAAGGGAAATAAATCCATCACCATAAGCAATACGATACCTCAAAATCAAAATGAGAAGGTAAATGGATTGTTTTCACATCATAAAGATAAACCAGGTGTATTGTCGATGATATTTAATGCTTTGGCATCGGAGGAGATCAATGTTGAAACGGCATACCTGAATTCCAATAATGATGGCACTGCAACGGCTTTTTTAACTCTTTCGGGAGATGATAGTTCGGTTCATGAAGCTGTTGAGTTCGTTAAAGGAACAGGAGGAGATAGTTTTATCGAAATTCGAGTAGGTGATATTTTGGAAATGCAGCAATTGGATAAAAACAAGAATTATCTATTGGAAGTTGACGGAGTGAATTTACCCATTGCAATCAGTAAACAAATGATTCTTTCTATCCATAACAATACTGCAGGAATCTTGCTAATTTTGCTTTCGGCATTGGCTTCCCAAAATATCAATGTAATTGATTTAAAACTGGGACAAAGAGGGCAAAAAGGATATGCAATATTGAGTATTGAGGGAAATGCTCAATTGGCCGGAAATATTTTGAGTAAGCTGGGGCCTCAGTTTTTTGAAACAACACTTTTATCTTTAAACGGTGTTGAATAG